The following proteins are encoded in a genomic region of Chloracidobacterium sp.:
- a CDS encoding ABC transporter permease — translation MPVAAGTSRFYENFKMAIDTLRGNKLRSALTIVGVIIGVVVVMIISSFISGINVAVEKQIESFGTNSLFLYKYNLGVSTGRRSQEERMRKPLVLDDVTAIKKLGSIATAVPFLDVSNNPFGAKLLIKGSNGKTSTSVQLQGTEPDIEKTSSETLLTGRWFTQFESDSRTNVCIIGQTVVDTYFPNGSPLGEELTIGGVPFKIIGTLEKKDQLFGGGGGNNDQSNIIYMPIGSAMMLKPNSEDLFILAVAKDGEIDKAKDEVQDLLRIRRQVPFGAPNNFSMETAASIIDQFHAITAGIAIAMIVISSIGLMIGGLGVMNIMLVSVTERTREIGIRKAIGARQADILLQFLIEAATLTGLGGLIGLFIGWLGTLLVKLVLPSYVPWWAPPLGFGASVGIGVIFGLWPAWKAARLDPIESLRYE, via the coding sequence ATGCCAGTAGCCGCCGGAACAAGCCGATTTTACGAGAACTTCAAGATGGCGATCGACACGCTGCGGGGCAATAAACTGCGCTCTGCTTTAACAATAGTCGGCGTCATCATCGGCGTCGTGGTCGTTATGATCATCTCGTCGTTCATCAGCGGAATCAATGTCGCTGTCGAAAAGCAGATCGAATCATTCGGCACGAACTCACTGTTTCTTTACAAATATAACCTCGGCGTGAGCACAGGCCGCCGCAGTCAAGAAGAAAGAATGCGGAAGCCGCTGGTTCTGGATGACGTCACGGCGATCAAGAAACTTGGTTCGATAGCAACAGCAGTGCCTTTCCTCGACGTGTCGAATAATCCGTTCGGTGCGAAACTCCTAATAAAGGGCAGTAATGGCAAGACCTCAACTTCGGTGCAGCTTCAAGGAACGGAACCCGATATTGAAAAGACCAGTTCCGAGACACTGCTGACTGGACGCTGGTTCACGCAATTCGAGAGTGATTCGAGGACAAATGTATGTATCATCGGGCAAACTGTCGTTGATACGTATTTTCCGAACGGATCGCCATTGGGCGAAGAACTGACGATCGGCGGTGTTCCGTTCAAGATCATCGGTACGCTTGAGAAGAAAGACCAGTTATTCGGCGGCGGCGGCGGCAACAACGACCAAAGCAACATCATTTATATGCCGATAGGTTCGGCGATGATGTTGAAGCCGAATTCCGAAGATCTGTTCATCTTGGCGGTCGCAAAGGACGGAGAGATCGATAAAGCAAAGGATGAGGTGCAGGACCTTTTACGAATACGGCGGCAGGTTCCCTTCGGCGCTCCGAACAATTTCTCGATGGAGACGGCCGCCAGCATTATTGATCAGTTTCATGCCATCACGGCCGGAATCGCCATCGCAATGATCGTCATTTCTTCGATCGGGCTTATGATCGGCGGACTTGGTGTTATGAATATCATGCTGGTGTCCGTAACTGAACGCACCCGCGAGATCGGCATTCGAAAGGCGATCGGAGCGCGGCAGGCGGATATCCTTCTCCAGTTCCTGATCGAAGCGGCAACGCTGACCGGATTGGGCGGCTTGATCGGGCTGTTCATCGGTTGGCTCGGCACACTCCTTGTCAAACTCGTCCTGCCGTCGTACGTACCTTGGTGGGCGCCGCCGCTCGGTTTTGGTGCGAGTGTCGGAATCGGCGTGATCTTTGGCCTTTGGCCGGCATGGAAGGCCGCACGGCTCGACCCGATAGAATCTCTCAGATACGAATAG
- a CDS encoding ABC transporter permease, with protein sequence MAHKLRSFLTLLGMIIGVASFMLILSALLGFNSYVDEKIAGIGSNVLTIQRFGFADFKDSDTIAEAQRRNPELTLDDLKFIRSRMQVIDKIGAKAGGTRSSLRAGSHTMDDVSVDGAEPVIGEIDKIDVKDGRYFSQSEDDAGARVAFIGTDIAETLFPNQDPLGQEILIRGIPYRVIGVRTAKGTVFGRPMDSFVQLPLKTYGIDFGGFKGSRYLYFEGIAVSDALFPDAVEEARVLMRQRRQLSSSDKDVFAVVTPDAITSLRDSVLGPVMTVILIVPAIALVVGAIVIMNIMLVAVTERTREIGIRKSLGARQADILKQFLVEAAVLSAVGGGIGIVIAYLSGIIVSRLLIPTTIPWYAAIIAVAVSAAVGILAGLFPAWKAARLDPIEALRAE encoded by the coding sequence ATGGCTCACAAGCTGAGGTCATTCCTGACGCTTTTGGGTATGATCATCGGCGTTGCGTCGTTCATGCTAATTCTGTCAGCACTGCTGGGCTTCAATTCGTACGTTGACGAAAAGATCGCCGGTATCGGCTCGAATGTTCTGACGATACAGCGTTTCGGGTTTGCGGATTTTAAGGACAGCGACACCATTGCCGAGGCTCAGCGCCGCAATCCTGAATTGACGTTGGATGATCTGAAGTTCATACGATCCAGAATGCAGGTCATCGACAAGATCGGTGCGAAAGCCGGCGGTACGCGTAGTTCGCTCCGTGCGGGCTCGCACACGATGGATGATGTGAGTGTTGACGGAGCCGAACCCGTGATCGGCGAGATCGACAAGATCGACGTTAAGGACGGCCGCTATTTCAGCCAGAGCGAGGATGATGCCGGGGCAAGGGTCGCATTCATCGGGACGGATATTGCAGAGACGCTATTCCCTAACCAGGACCCGCTTGGCCAGGAAATTTTGATCAGAGGAATTCCGTACCGCGTGATCGGCGTCCGCACTGCAAAAGGAACGGTCTTCGGCCGACCTATGGACTCATTTGTTCAACTGCCGCTTAAGACGTACGGCATCGACTTTGGAGGTTTCAAGGGCAGCCGATACCTATATTTTGAGGGCATCGCCGTCTCTGACGCACTTTTTCCCGATGCGGTCGAAGAAGCCCGTGTTCTGATGCGGCAGCGGCGGCAATTATCCTCATCGGATAAGGATGTCTTTGCTGTCGTTACGCCCGATGCGATAACCAGCCTTCGTGACAGCGTTCTAGGGCCGGTAATGACAGTAATTCTGATCGTACCGGCGATCGCGCTCGTTGTCGGGGCTATTGTCATTATGAATATAATGCTCGTTGCCGTTACTGAACGTACGCGCGAGATCGGAATTCGAAAGAGCCTCGGAGCAAGGCAGGCCGATATATTGAAGCAGTTTTTGGTCGAAGCGGCTGTTCTCTCCGCAGTGGGCGGCGGTATCGGTATCGTGATCGCTTATCTTTCGGGGATAATTGTCAGCCGATTGTTGATCCCGACGACAATACCATGGTACGCGGCGATCATTGCCGTTGCTGTCTCGGCGGCCGTTGGTATCCTTGCAGGTCTTTTCCCCGCATGGAAGGCCGCGCGTCTTGACCCTATCGAAGCATTGAGAGCCGAGTGA
- a CDS encoding ABC transporter ATP-binding protein, translated as MQEQNGSAGLTNRPISGQQEPLILMRNIWRTYQMGNEELHALRDVTFEVKRNEYVAIIGPSGSGKSTLMNLIGCLDSPTKGDYWINGHLVSDMTDDELAHIRNKEIGFVFQTFNLLSRATALHNVELPLIYAGIRSAERHEMAHAALTEVELGDRVSHQPNELSGGQRQRVAIARALVNHPSILLADEPTGALDTKTSIEIMGLFEKLHAEGNTIILVTHEPDIAERAHRVITIRDGVIESDETRRH; from the coding sequence ATGCAAGAACAAAACGGCAGCGCCGGTCTCACGAACAGACCGATCTCGGGTCAGCAAGAGCCTCTTATCCTGATGCGCAATATTTGGAGGACGTATCAAATGGGCAATGAGGAGCTGCACGCTCTTCGTGACGTGACTTTTGAGGTGAAACGGAACGAATACGTCGCGATCATCGGGCCTTCGGGTTCGGGCAAATCGACCTTAATGAACCTGATCGGCTGTCTTGATTCCCCTACGAAGGGAGATTATTGGATAAACGGCCATTTGGTCTCCGATATGACCGACGATGAACTTGCGCATATCCGGAACAAAGAGATCGGATTCGTGTTTCAAACGTTCAACCTATTATCCCGTGCGACGGCTCTTCATAATGTTGAACTGCCGCTGATATATGCGGGGATCCGATCTGCCGAGAGGCACGAAATGGCGCACGCGGCACTTACTGAAGTAGAACTGGGCGACCGCGTATCACACCAACCGAATGAACTGTCGGGCGGCCAGCGGCAGCGCGTGGCCATCGCTCGGGCGTTGGTCAATCATCCCTCGATATTGCTTGCGGACGAACCGACGGGCGCCCTAGATACAAAGACAAGTATCGAAATAATGGGGCTTTTTGAAAAGCTCCATGCCGAGGGCAATACGATCATTCTTGTCACTCATGAACCTGACATTGCCGAAAGGGCACACCGTGTGATCACTATCCGCGACGGCGTGATCGAAAGCGATGAAACCCGCCGGCATTGA
- a CDS encoding efflux RND transporter periplasmic adaptor subunit has translation MALTRKSKTIIGVAGIALLTIIIVAAVFASRSDTPEVTTVKVEKRAELRTTVTASGEVRPIQFMNLTSEVQGRIEEIYVKEGDQVKKGQPLVRLDPTQLQSSTDAQVAALQSAQQDVQSSQTQVTAAQNALTQAQQGLMASDASVSAARQNVVTSQTDVDRAQVDFNTAQREVNRNAQLLEAGVISKQEYDGYKDKLETARVGLNNAKARLESTKLAVNETIARRNQQAVAVKDARRAVDTATINVGSSRARAEQQTAVLRGQRTQRDKTLQVAPINGVIAEIPSKVGTFAVAGLSTTALLTIADMSEINVEVKVDETSIDSVAVGQPAKIKVDALGDKELAGEVLQKTPLAVGKSQTSGGLSTNINVQEAKEFRVVLRLKDLDEETRNALRPGMSATAEITTKTVKDVIAIPLQAVIEKRADASPTPVANLQDQTPFDKPKTVTGVYVLNGNKAVFREVQTGITGESDREITSGLEVGDEVITGPSRILTTLKDGTVVKRATKKSDGDRS, from the coding sequence ATGGCACTTACCCGCAAGAGCAAGACGATCATAGGTGTAGCCGGCATCGCACTGCTTACCATTATAATCGTCGCTGCAGTATTTGCGTCTCGTTCCGACACACCGGAGGTTACGACCGTGAAGGTCGAAAAGCGGGCGGAATTGCGAACGACCGTTACCGCATCCGGTGAGGTCAGGCCTATACAGTTCATGAATCTCACAAGCGAGGTGCAGGGACGTATCGAAGAGATATACGTCAAGGAAGGCGATCAGGTCAAAAAAGGCCAGCCTCTGGTGAGACTTGACCCGACGCAGCTTCAGTCAAGTACTGATGCGCAAGTTGCGGCATTGCAGTCCGCACAGCAGGATGTACAGTCGTCCCAAACGCAGGTAACCGCCGCACAGAATGCCCTTACACAAGCACAGCAAGGCCTGATGGCATCTGACGCCAGTGTCAGCGCTGCGCGGCAGAATGTGGTTACTTCACAAACCGACGTTGATAGAGCTCAGGTCGATTTTAATACCGCTCAACGCGAGGTGAACCGAAATGCGCAGCTTCTGGAGGCCGGCGTTATCTCGAAACAGGAATACGACGGCTATAAGGACAAACTCGAAACCGCACGCGTCGGCCTTAATAACGCAAAAGCACGGTTGGAATCAACGAAGCTTGCGGTTAATGAGACGATCGCACGCCGCAATCAGCAGGCTGTCGCGGTAAAGGACGCGCGCCGGGCCGTTGACACCGCAACGATAAACGTCGGTTCGAGCCGCGCGCGTGCTGAGCAGCAAACGGCGGTTTTGCGCGGCCAGCGCACGCAACGCGATAAAACGCTGCAGGTCGCGCCGATCAACGGCGTTATTGCTGAGATCCCATCCAAGGTCGGTACGTTCGCAGTGGCAGGCCTCTCGACCACCGCTCTTCTGACCATCGCTGATATGTCCGAGATCAACGTTGAGGTAAAGGTGGATGAGACATCCATCGACTCCGTCGCCGTCGGGCAGCCGGCAAAGATAAAAGTAGATGCCCTCGGCGACAAAGAATTGGCCGGCGAAGTGCTCCAAAAAACTCCGCTGGCGGTCGGTAAGTCGCAAACCAGCGGCGGCCTCTCGACAAACATCAACGTGCAGGAAGCGAAAGAATTCCGCGTTGTACTCCGGCTCAAAGACCTCGACGAGGAGACCCGCAATGCCCTGCGGCCCGGAATGAGTGCAACGGCGGAGATCACAACCAAAACCGTAAAGGATGTCATAGCAATACCTCTTCAGGCGGTCATTGAGAAGCGGGCCGACGCTTCGCCGACACCCGTCGCCAATCTGCAGGATCAGACACCATTCGACAAGCCGAAAACGGTAACGGGCGTTTATGTACTCAACGGAAACAAGGCCGTTTTTCGCGAGGTGCAAACCGGAATAACCGGCGAGTCTGACCGCGAGATAACGTCAGGGCTTGAGGTCGGCGATGAGGTCATTACCGGGCCTAGCCGTATCCTCACTACTCTCAAGGACGGGACGGTCGTTAAACGGGCAACTAAAAAGAGCGACGGTGACAGATCGTAG
- a CDS encoding FHA domain-containing protein, whose product MIKCPKCGTDTPDSFQFCDECGTRLPRPAPEPPAYVPPQAATIAETSVNSTVIEPPIFTETEAVPSQVEAVAVINPPAAGEPQAMDAKLVIERGQSPGAEFRISGTECVIGRWDADNGVFPDIDLDTFDPEAKISRRHARIRKQNGEYVIEDLGSTNGTYVNRGRRLLPGMAQPINDGDEIIIGKTFLRFQITR is encoded by the coding sequence ATGATCAAATGTCCAAAATGCGGCACCGACACGCCGGATTCGTTTCAGTTCTGTGATGAGTGCGGCACTCGTTTGCCCCGGCCGGCACCTGAGCCGCCCGCATACGTACCGCCGCAAGCGGCTACGATCGCTGAAACTTCCGTGAATTCGACGGTAATAGAGCCGCCGATTTTTACGGAGACTGAAGCTGTGCCGTCGCAGGTCGAGGCCGTTGCCGTGATCAACCCACCGGCCGCGGGTGAACCGCAGGCGATGGACGCGAAGCTTGTGATCGAGCGAGGCCAGTCGCCGGGCGCGGAGTTTCGTATTTCCGGCACTGAATGCGTCATAGGCCGTTGGGATGCTGATAACGGAGTGTTTCCGGATATCGATCTCGATACATTCGATCCTGAAGCAAAGATATCGCGGCGTCACGCGCGTATCCGCAAACAGAATGGCGAGTATGTGATCGAAGATCTCGGATCAACGAACGGCACTTATGTAAATCGCGGACGTCGGCTTTTGCCCGGAATGGCGCAGCCGATCAATGACGGAGATGAGATCATCATCGGCAAGACATTTCTTAGATTTCAGATCACACGCTGA
- a CDS encoding protein kinase: protein MRVCAECGHQAAENDQFCPYCGISLPPAEDLPVSSEGPDESFTNTIVMPPPEIVAPDKGEAEKDPNEVLLAPRLSANDGPSVVLSVPSDTASEPANHTSAASVEAEPASGDMPVRPVIAEEPSCPAPGEETVDDDASADNGMAPAASGEEFGDRSVEAADNSASHTRQSLAEFAPDSKAVGLKALADGTLLHTRYQIVRKIGGGGMGAVYLATDRNLGGVPRAVKEMVQSHIEEAQQEKAIEDFKRESMILSQLDHPSIPTIYDYFFDPEAGRFYLVMKYISGGDLAGRLRASPEGRIDERTVVQWAIQILDVLDYLHNLPERIVYRDLKPSNVMIDGNSGRVMLVDFGIARSIDSKGEKGVTAVGTMGYAPPELFSGSVEPRSDIYSLGSTMFHLMTGADPQSNPLLIFDFEKNPKPRQINPRLSDQIESILMRSVEYNAESRFASAAEMRMALADHIKALDSGTTTYGVSLTPPPVSLSEQFVFCGFCGQRIVATDMFCAFCGSKQPIAQQGVHREIYLHQSGTARLVVMGTTDLESPAYLLEKQENLLGRRDPMSNIFPEVDLSKYDPQTKISRRHARIWHEGSRFLVEDLGSSNGTILIPSSNEVTKLQPHLPHPLSNGDKLHLGDTVLHFIIG, encoded by the coding sequence ATGAGGGTTTGTGCAGAGTGCGGCCATCAGGCTGCTGAAAACGACCAGTTCTGTCCGTATTGCGGTATTTCACTGCCGCCCGCTGAGGATTTGCCCGTAAGCTCCGAAGGGCCGGACGAAAGTTTTACCAACACCATCGTGATGCCGCCTCCTGAGATAGTTGCTCCGGACAAAGGCGAAGCTGAAAAGGATCCCAACGAAGTGCTGCTCGCACCTCGGCTGTCAGCAAATGACGGACCATCGGTCGTGCTTTCCGTGCCGTCTGACACTGCGTCCGAACCGGCAAATCACACCTCTGCGGCGTCGGTTGAGGCAGAACCGGCCTCAGGCGACATGCCCGTTAGACCCGTTATAGCGGAGGAGCCTTCGTGTCCGGCGCCGGGTGAGGAGACGGTCGATGACGACGCTTCAGCCGACAACGGGATGGCCCCCGCCGCGAGCGGCGAAGAGTTTGGCGATCGTTCGGTTGAGGCTGCCGATAACAGTGCTTCGCATACACGGCAGAGCCTAGCGGAGTTTGCACCGGACAGTAAGGCAGTCGGCCTGAAAGCGCTTGCTGACGGCACCCTCCTTCACACGCGATATCAGATCGTGCGAAAGATCGGCGGCGGCGGAATGGGCGCCGTTTATCTGGCAACGGATCGCAACCTCGGCGGCGTACCGCGCGCCGTTAAGGAGATGGTGCAGTCTCATATAGAAGAAGCTCAGCAGGAGAAGGCGATCGAGGATTTCAAACGTGAATCGATGATCCTCTCGCAGCTCGACCATCCCTCGATCCCGACTATCTACGATTATTTTTTCGATCCTGAGGCCGGGCGTTTCTACCTCGTCATGAAGTACATCTCAGGCGGTGATCTCGCGGGACGGCTGCGTGCATCGCCTGAAGGCCGCATAGACGAACGGACCGTCGTTCAATGGGCCATTCAGATCCTCGATGTGCTTGATTATCTGCACAACCTGCCGGAGCGCATTGTTTATCGCGACCTCAAACCGTCCAATGTGATGATCGACGGCAACAGTGGCCGCGTGATGTTGGTTGATTTCGGCATTGCACGATCGATCGACAGCAAGGGCGAAAAGGGCGTAACTGCCGTTGGCACGATGGGTTACGCACCGCCGGAGCTTTTCAGCGGGAGTGTTGAACCTCGCTCGGACATCTACAGCCTAGGCTCGACGATGTTCCACCTGATGACCGGTGCCGACCCGCAAAGCAATCCGCTCTTGATCTTTGATTTTGAAAAGAACCCAAAGCCTCGACAGATCAATCCGAGGCTTTCCGATCAGATCGAAAGCATTCTCATGCGATCGGTCGAGTACAATGCGGAGTCGCGTTTTGCTTCCGCTGCCGAGATGAGAATGGCTTTGGCCGACCACATTAAAGCTTTGGACAGCGGCACGACAACTTATGGCGTCTCGCTTACTCCGCCGCCCGTTAGCCTTTCCGAGCAGTTCGTGTTTTGCGGCTTCTGCGGGCAAAGGATAGTCGCCACGGATATGTTCTGTGCGTTCTGCGGTTCCAAACAGCCGATCGCTCAGCAAGGCGTCCATCGTGAGATATACTTGCACCAATCAGGGACCGCGAGATTGGTTGTGATGGGTACAACCGACCTAGAGTCGCCCGCATATCTGCTGGAGAAGCAAGAGAATCTGTTGGGCCGGCGCGACCCGATGTCGAATATCTTTCCGGAGGTCGACCTCTCGAAATACGACCCTCAGACCAAGATATCGAGGCGGCACGCGCGTATATGGCACGAAGGCAGCCGGTTCCTCGTCGAGGATCTCGGCTCGTCGAACGGCACGATCCTCATACCGTCTTCGAATGAGGTAACCAAGCTTCAGCCGCATTTGCCGCATCCATTGTCGAACGGCGACAAACTTCATCTCGGCGATACCGTTTTGCATTTTATTATTGGATAA
- a CDS encoding RDD family protein translates to MVNSALVSDQDNRIRVRESDAEDVSQFAAPFLLKVGAALIDYIVLLVFPILGLLSEKIFGPNGLDLVTDRTLWLYAALLAGANCVILPLFTARTLGKAITGIQIVRADGKPVEAGKVFFRQTVGYILTLATLCLGFFLSAVNSSGRSLHDLISGTMEVRASRRQVRA, encoded by the coding sequence ATGGTAAATTCCGCCTTGGTGAGTGATCAGGATAACAGGATCCGGGTTCGCGAAAGTGACGCTGAAGACGTCAGCCAATTCGCCGCTCCCTTTTTATTAAAGGTCGGGGCCGCATTGATCGATTATATCGTCCTGTTGGTCTTTCCCATTTTGGGGCTGCTGTCAGAAAAGATATTCGGGCCCAACGGCCTCGATCTGGTAACTGACAGAACGCTGTGGCTCTATGCGGCTCTTCTGGCAGGAGCGAATTGCGTTATTTTGCCGCTATTCACCGCCAGGACACTCGGCAAGGCGATAACAGGCATTCAGATCGTCCGGGCTGACGGAAAACCGGTCGAAGCGGGCAAGGTCTTTTTTCGCCAAACCGTTGGATACATACTGACATTGGCGACACTTTGTCTTGGTTTTTTTCTCTCAGCGGTCAATTCCAGCGGGCGGTCGCTTCATGACCTGATATCGGGAACAATGGAGGTCAGGGCGTCTAGGAGACAGGTGCGGGCGTAG
- a CDS encoding SpoIIE family protein phosphatase, producing MAQLFIQYGGQPETIVPINRLRTTIGRSARSDVCIPDAFASRLHAEVRKEGDAYFLHDLGSANGTRYNGNIVSGMVPLNSGGIIQIGETAIRFEGDRPQMSPISATLVGENTNALDPSKTIALSARRSPTAEFFNSQAATRTDLLGLISKVGVTLLSSTSLEDTLDQVASLVFDAVPAKRVIIMLRDDAAEGGLAIKVARERGRAEPLDQVRISRNVMTEVIHNGKSVLTADAQHDPKLASQTIVLQGIRSVLAVPLCVDERHVFGLIYADSPATERAFSEEHLDILTTLASVASIRVENASLMDERINRERMERELELATEIQQRLQPSAPPSVEGYDFQGISFSCYEIGGDYYDFIRRDDGKILVALGDVSGKGTAAALLMSSLHAAIHAQVASNRELAGTVASINEYLAENTPANRFVTLFIAELDPDGGSLEFINAGHNPPLIGRADGRIEQLESGGLPLGLMAAAQYETGNAQLGRGDVLFIYSDGVSEANDVQEEEFGMDRLRQVIRHNVQRSASGIRDKVESALSEFTGTAPANDDITIVIVKRL from the coding sequence ATGGCTCAGCTCTTTATTCAATACGGCGGACAGCCTGAAACGATCGTTCCGATCAACCGGCTTCGTACAACAATAGGCCGTTCGGCTCGCAGTGACGTCTGTATTCCGGACGCATTTGCATCCCGCCTCCATGCTGAAGTTCGCAAGGAAGGCGACGCCTATTTCCTGCATGACCTCGGCTCCGCGAACGGCACACGCTACAACGGCAATATAGTTTCGGGGATGGTACCGCTGAATTCCGGCGGCATTATTCAGATCGGCGAGACGGCAATACGCTTTGAGGGCGATCGCCCGCAGATGTCTCCGATCTCGGCGACACTTGTCGGCGAAAATACCAATGCTCTTGACCCTTCGAAAACCATCGCGTTATCTGCCAGGCGAAGCCCGACGGCTGAATTTTTCAATTCCCAAGCCGCAACACGCACAGACCTGCTCGGGCTTATAAGCAAGGTCGGCGTTACGCTGCTTTCCTCAACAAGCCTTGAAGATACGCTCGACCAAGTGGCGTCGCTGGTTTTTGACGCTGTTCCGGCGAAGCGCGTGATCATAATGCTCCGGGACGATGCGGCGGAAGGCGGCCTTGCGATCAAGGTCGCTCGTGAACGAGGCCGAGCGGAGCCGCTTGACCAAGTACGCATCAGCCGCAATGTAATGACCGAGGTCATTCATAACGGAAAGTCCGTGTTGACCGCGGACGCACAGCACGACCCAAAGCTTGCGAGCCAAACGATAGTGCTTCAAGGCATCCGCTCTGTACTTGCGGTTCCGCTTTGCGTTGACGAGCGGCACGTTTTCGGGCTTATCTACGCAGATTCGCCTGCAACTGAAAGGGCGTTCAGCGAAGAGCATCTCGATATATTGACCACCCTTGCGTCGGTTGCTTCGATCCGGGTTGAGAACGCGAGTTTGATGGACGAGCGGATCAACCGTGAACGCATGGAACGTGAGTTGGAACTCGCGACCGAGATCCAGCAACGTTTGCAGCCGTCCGCTCCGCCCTCGGTCGAAGGATACGATTTCCAAGGGATATCGTTCTCGTGCTATGAGATAGGCGGTGACTACTACGATTTTATACGGCGCGATGACGGTAAGATACTCGTGGCTCTTGGCGATGTTTCCGGCAAGGGTACAGCGGCGGCACTGCTGATGTCGAGCCTCCACGCTGCAATACACGCACAGGTGGCGTCGAACCGCGAACTCGCCGGAACCGTTGCATCGATCAACGAATATCTTGCGGAGAATACTCCCGCAAATCGTTTTGTTACACTATTTATCGCTGAACTCGACCCCGACGGCGGGTCGTTGGAGTTCATAAACGCAGGGCACAATCCGCCTTTGATCGGCCGTGCTGACGGACGTATTGAACAACTCGAATCAGGTGGCCTTCCGCTCGGACTGATGGCTGCCGCTCAATACGAGACCGGCAACGCTCAACTCGGCCGCGGCGATGTGCTCTTCATCTATTCCGACGGCGTTTCCGAGGCTAATGATGTTCAGGAAGAGGAGTTCGGAATGGATCGTCTGCGGCAGGTGATCCGGCACAATGTTCAGCGTTCTGCGTCAGGCATTCGTGATAAGGTCGAGTCGGCACTTTCCGAGTTCACCGGAACGGCTCCGGCTAACGACGATATTACGATCGTGATCGTCAAAAGGCTCTAA